Sequence from the Sphingomonas suaedae genome:
GGCATCGCCAGCACCGATTCCTGCTGCGGCAGCCGCCAGTGCATCCCATGCAGCGATGGAAATGGCGTTGCGGGCGCCACCGCGATCCAATGTCAGCAGAGCAAGCGGACCGTCCCGCTCGGACCGAATCACTGCCGCCCCCGATCGGGGGGATGGCGCCCGCCCGAAGACGGGGGCCACCCACGGGCGTCTCGCTCCCGGCGCCTGACCCGCAGCAACGGCGCAGCAAGAACGGGGCCAGTTGCCCCGCCCCACCTGCACGCAACGCCCGGCATCGCGCGCCGAGCCAGAATGGCACAGCCCTCTGTCACGCGAGTTCCGTTTCGAGACACCACCAGCCCGGCTCCGCTTCCCCGATGTCGCGCGCCGCCGCCGCACGCGCCGCCACTGTATCGAACAGCGCAAAACAGGTCGCCCCCGATCCGGACATGCGCGCAAGTGCCACGCCCGGCGCATCGGAGAGTCGCGCCAGCACGGCATCGACCACGGGCGCGAGTGCGCGTGCCGACGCCTCCAGATCGTTGCGCCCAACCCGTGCGGCGTTGAGCGCATCCCCGGAGGGAAGCGCCCCGCGATCCACGCCGTCCCAGCGCTTGAACACCGCCGCAGTCGCTACCGCGACCCCCGGATTGACCAGCAGCACCGGCACGCCCGGCGCACCAGCGATCGGGGCAAGCCGCTCGCCGCGCCCGGTGCCGATCGCGGTACACCCCAACAGACACGCCGGAACGTCCGATCCCAGCCCATCCGCCACCGCGAACAACCGCGGATCGTCGGTCGGCACGCCTTCGCGCCGCGCCAGCAGGCGCAGCATCGCGGCGGCATCCGCCGATCCGCCACCCAGTCCCGATGCGACCGGCAGGTTCTTCTGGAGTGTGATCCGCCCCGGCGTCGTCACCCCGAACGCTGCGCCGAACGCATCGCGCGCGCGGGTCACCAGATTGTCGCCCTCCCCCGCCAGACCCGCCGCAAACGGCCCCTCGACCGCGAACCCGTCGCCATAGCCGTCCAGCCGCACTTCATCGCCGTGCTTCACGAACGCGAACAGCGTCTCCAGCTCATGATAGCCGTCGTCCCGCCGCCGCCGCACATGCAGCGCCAGGTTGAGCTTCGCCGGCGCAGGCTCTCGGTCGATCAGTTTGCCGCCGTCCTTTGCACCAGGCCATCGGCCAGCTTGGTCGTCAGCCGACCTTTTTGCTCACCCTCGGCATAGAGTGCCGCGGCGCGCCAGGCATAGCGCGCCTCGAACCGGCGGCCGGCTTTCCAATAGGCGTCACCCAGATGCTCGTTGATCGTGGCGCTCGACGGTTGGCCCTGCGCCGCGCGTTCGAGCAGTGGGAGCGCCTTCGCCACATCGCCGCTACGATAATAGCCCCAGCCGAGCGAGTCGGTGATCGCGGGGTCGTCGGGACGCAACCGGCTCGCCCGCTCCAGCAACGCCACCGCTTCGGCCAGATTCTCGCCCCGCTCGACCTGCGCATAGCCAAGATAGTTGAGCGCGACCGGCTGTTCCGGCGCCAGTTCGACGGCCTTGCGCAAATGCGGCAGCGCCGCCTGCCATTCGCCCGATCGCTCCAGCGATCCGCCAAGCTGAAGGTGATGGATCCAGGTCGCGGCATCGCCGACGCGATCCACCACCTGCTGATAGACTTTCGCGGCATCCCCGTCGCGCCCAAGGTCAGACAGACCGTCGGCATAGCGCTGAAGATCGCGAACATCCGCGTCGCGCCGCGTGGCAAGGCCCTGCGCCAGCGCCAGCGCGCGTTCGGGCGCGCCCTGTTCCCGCAGCATTCCCACCCGTTCGGCCAGTGCGGCACTGTAGAAGGGGCTGGCGGCCTTGATCGTATCGAGCACCATGATCGCACGATCGAACGCCCGCTCGCCCGCCAATGCAGCGGCGAGCAGCAATTTCGCACGATCGTCACCCGGATCCAGCATCAAGGCGGAGCGGGTCAGCAGAATCGACAGTGCCTGTGTCTCCTGCCCCGACAGGTCGGCGGCGAGCCGGGTCAGCAACCGGCTGGTCCCGAATGCCGCACCCGGTCGTCCCTTGCGCAGCCCGTCGCGCAGCGCGGTCATCACCGGATCGTCGCCCGACAGCACGTCGCGCGCGATCCGGCGCTGGCCCGTTCCGGTCAGCAGGGTCGCGGCGTTCCAGCGCAAATCGACACTGCCCGGGTCGGCGCCGACCGCCGCCTGCAGCGCAGCGACGCCCTCATCCAGCCGCTTGGAGGCGATCAACAATAGTGCGCGATGTTCGGCGATATAGCGGCGACCGAGGCCGCTTTCACCGGCACTGTCGAGGAGGGGAAACGGATCGGCGCCCCGGTCGAATGCCAGCCAGGCGCGAAGCACGGGTGCAAGAAAATCGAGCGGCCCGGC
This genomic interval carries:
- a CDS encoding 4-(cytidine 5'-diphospho)-2-C-methyl-D-erythritol kinase — its product is MDREPAPAKLNLALHVRRRRDDGYHELETLFAFVKHGDEVRLDGYGDGFAVEGPFAAGLAGEGDNLVTRARDAFGAAFGVTTPGRITLQKNLPVASGLGGGSADAAAMLRLLARREGVPTDDPRLFAVADGLGSDVPACLLGCTAIGTGRGERLAPIAGAPGVPVLLVNPGVAVATAAVFKRWDGVDRGALPSGDALNAARVGRNDLEASARALAPVVDAVLARLSDAPGVALARMSGSGATCFALFDTVAARAAAARDIGEAEPGWWCLETELA
- a CDS encoding tetratricopeptide repeat protein, coding for MKARAAAADGAVDVAAAGYAAVLAAAPGDEVVAIRAYRNALAAGDIALARRAAAVLVRSGVAPADTAILEFADAVRARDRARADDALGKIGAGPLDFLAPVLRAWLAFDRGADPFPLLDSAGESGLGRRYIAEHRALLLIASKRLDEGVAALQAAVGADPGSVDLRWNAATLLTGTGQRRIARDVLSGDDPVMTALRDGLRKGRPGAAFGTSRLLTRLAADLSGQETQALSILLTRSALMLDPGDDRAKLLLAAALAGERAFDRAIMVLDTIKAASPFYSAALAERVGMLREQGAPERALALAQGLATRRDADVRDLQRYADGLSDLGRDGDAAKVYQQVVDRVGDAATWIHHLQLGGSLERSGEWQAALPHLRKAVELAPEQPVALNYLGYAQVERGENLAEAVALLERASRLRPDDPAITDSLGWGYYRSGDVAKALPLLERAAQGQPSSATINEHLGDAYWKAGRRFEARYAWRAAALYAEGEQKGRLTTKLADGLVQRTAAN